CGAGCCTAGGCTCGGTCCCATCCGAGTGTTGCTCTCGATGTTGGGCGCGCGTCTCACTCGCGCACTGCCTGTCATCACACGCACGCCCtgtgctgcccgcccccccaaCGACCGTGAATGAAGAGTAGGACGAGCACACTTGCACTTTGTTCGCAACGGCCAAAAGGACGCACACgcacatatatatatacccGCTGTTCTGACCCCTCCAGAGGCTCCTCCATCTCTGATCCAACGCCGTTCCGTATTTCCGTCGTCTCATTACTTCGCCCCCCATTCCTTGTCACTCGATCCATCGCCCCCCGCCTCGCTCCATTTCGGCGGCTCGTGAAGTCGGAGCACCAAGATCGGGTTTGCACACTCTCTCTGTGCGCTCATGCTCTGATATATCTCGACAAAAAGTATCAAAGCAGTGGCAAAGGAGTTTGCAAGGTTTATACTCTCAACTCATATTGTACTTGCCGGCTGTCTTTCTTTGCCTCTCATCTCCCCCGtcgcctcgccatggccgccgccggcacgaaGCGCAAgcaccaagacgacgacgccgccgcaccgcaacgcccatcatcatcccaCAAAGCCCCCAaaacggcatcgtcatcccaACATCACCCCTCaccaacctcctcctcctcctccccgccgttCCCTCGGCCCGCCAAGCTAAAGGCCACAACTTCGTCaaacccgccgccgtcgccgccgtcatcagcaGCTGCCCCCTCCAGTACGACAGCAACGAcgaagacggagacggagacggagacgacgatgacaacgacggcgacaacaaagacagcagcgacgctggagcagcagctcgccctcatcgcctcCTCCGGCCGCACGCCCTTTGAGCAGCGCGTCTGGTCCGCCCTCTGCGGCATCCCCCGCGGCCGCGTCACCACCTACGGCCACCTGTCGGCGCACCtgggctcctcgccgcgcgccgtcggcaacgCCCTCCGCCGCAACCCCttcgcccccgccgtcccctgccaccgcgtcgtcgccgccggcatgtCGCTCGGCGGCTTCAAGGGCAAGTGGCCCcgtgacggcgagggcatcaccCTCGATGAGAAGAGGCGCCTgctccgcgccgagggcatccgcttcgacgacaagggccgcGTGCTCGGCACGCCCTGGGTGGGCTGGGCCTGAAAGGGGCCTCGCGATTTGCGCGGTGTTCAGTGACGTGGCTTGGATTTGTGGTGTTTGGTTTATGTGACGGATATCACGGCCTGGTGACGTGGAGTTATGATGCTGCGTTTCTAGATAGCTTTCTGAGGCGTAGAGAGGTATATTGTATGAAATGTCCCAGTCCACGTTTCGTATTCCAAGTCTGTACATAATTTAGTCATTGTAGCATGAAAAGGATCAACTACATATGGCCATCGATGTGAGTTCCTGGGCTGGGTACGTTCGTGATATAGGTAGCCAGATCGACATCATCTCATCGCAAACGCCACTGCCGAACAGTATCCATAATCAGAACCATGCATTATAGACCACAGCCCCATCATCAGGGGTCTCGCGCAACCCCCATAACTCATCCTGATGACGGCGCAGGCCCCCTTTCGACGTGATcactgcagcagcacgccccCCCGCTGCTGAAGAAGCAACCCCCCGTgtcggagaagaagcagcccCCGCGGTCCGAGAAGCAGCACCCTCCCCGGTccgagaagcagcagccgccgcgcgatgagaagcagcagccgccggagGACGACACGCAGCAGCcgggctcgccgtccagctTGTTCCAGTCGCCGTTGCGCTCGCGCAGGTCCCACCTCATGGGATCGGTGTGCTTGTACCCGCTGATATCGATAGCATCGctcggctgggctgctgccgccgcatcctcgtcggcgggtttcggctgctgctgctgattatcatgctgcggcggccgctggtcCGGGCTTGATGAATGGCCGAGCAGGGCATCACTCGCCTCGGCGTTTAGGCTGCTGcacctactactactactcgtAGTTCGGGCCGCCTCGGCTCGGTGCTGGCTGGAGTTGCCGTGGTCGGAtcccgcagcagctgtgCTCCCGGCGGACACCGACCTCAACCCGGACCCGGGCCCGGGGCGGGTATTAGCATCGGTACCGACGGGCCGGCCGGAgccg
The genomic region above belongs to Purpureocillium takamizusanense chromosome 5, complete sequence and contains:
- a CDS encoding Methylated-DNA--[protein]-cysteine S-methyltransferase (COG:L~EggNog:ENOG503P6NB), producing MAAAGTKRKHQDDDAAAPQRPSSSHKAPKTASSSQHHPSPTSSSSSPPFPRPAKLKATTSSNPPPSPPSSAAAPSSTTATTKTETETETTMTTTATTKTAATLEQQLALIASSGRTPFEQRVWSALCGIPRGRVTTYGHLSAHLGSSPRAVGNALRRNPFAPAVPCHRVVAAGMSLGGFKGKWPRDGEGITLDEKRRLLRAEGIRFDDKGRVLGTPWVGWA